The following proteins are encoded in a genomic region of Rhizobium sp. CCGE531:
- a CDS encoding MarR family transcriptional regulator yields MDRIDKILEQWRRERPDLDTTAMGLFGRMRNLTLHLSREMEKTFTRFDLNSANFDMLATLRRSGEPYALSPGDLMDTMMVTSGTMTNRIDQLEKAGLVARSQNPDDGRSFLISLTLKGFELIDAAVTAHVETQARLVSTLSEEERMALDGLLRNYLADFEPRT; encoded by the coding sequence ATGGATCGCATCGACAAAATTCTTGAGCAATGGCGCCGCGAACGGCCGGATCTCGACACCACGGCCATGGGTCTCTTCGGGCGCATGCGCAATCTCACGCTCCACCTCTCCCGCGAAATGGAGAAGACCTTTACACGCTTCGACCTGAATTCGGCGAACTTCGACATGCTGGCAACCCTGCGCCGCTCGGGCGAGCCCTATGCCCTCTCCCCCGGCGACCTCATGGATACGATGATGGTGACATCGGGCACGATGACCAATCGCATCGATCAATTGGAAAAAGCCGGCCTCGTCGCCCGCAGCCAGAACCCGGATGACGGCCGCAGTTTCCTGATATCCCTGACGCTGAAGGGTTTCGAGCTCATCGACGCGGCGGTGACGGCGCATGTGGAAACGCAGGCGCGGCTGGTTTCAACTCTTTCGGAAGAAGAGCGAATGGCGCTGGACGGCCTGCTGCGCAACTACTTAGCCGACTTCGAACCCCGCACCTAA